From the genome of Halomonas sp. I5-271120, one region includes:
- a CDS encoding VIT family protein — protein sequence MQHTERHRTHRIGWLRAAVLGANDGIVSTASLVLGVAASGATTQTILVAGVAGLVAGAMSMAAGEYVSVSSQSDTESADLAREKQELADNPRQEHAELKAIYVERGLDEQLAGQVATQLMEHDSLGAHARDELGISDTLAAKPVQAAFASAATFAVGAAMPLLMVALLPAATLMWGLSGSSLVFLALLGLLAARAGGAPIVTSVVRVAFWGALAMGLTAGVGALFGVAA from the coding sequence ATGCAGCACACCGAACGACATAGAACGCACCGCATTGGTTGGCTTCGCGCGGCTGTGCTCGGCGCGAATGACGGCATTGTCTCCACGGCGAGCCTGGTGTTGGGCGTGGCGGCATCGGGGGCGACGACGCAGACGATTCTGGTGGCGGGTGTGGCCGGCCTTGTCGCCGGTGCCATGTCGATGGCGGCCGGCGAGTACGTGTCGGTCAGCTCTCAATCCGATACCGAAAGCGCGGACCTGGCGCGGGAGAAACAAGAGCTCGCCGACAACCCCAGGCAAGAGCACGCGGAACTGAAAGCCATCTATGTCGAACGTGGTCTCGATGAGCAACTGGCCGGCCAGGTCGCAACGCAACTGATGGAACACGACTCGCTTGGCGCCCATGCGCGAGATGAGCTCGGCATATCGGACACCTTGGCCGCCAAGCCAGTGCAAGCCGCTTTCGCGTCGGCGGCCACCTTTGCGGTGGGTGCGGCAATGCCGCTATTGATGGTCGCGTTACTGCCGGCTGCCACGCTCATGTGGGGGCTGTCCGGCAGCTCGCTGGTTTTCCTGGCGCTATTGGGTCTGTTGGCTGCTCGGGCGGGTGGTGCCCCGATCGTTACTTCGGTGGTGCGCGTCGCCTTTTGGGGCGCCTTGGCGATGGGGTTAACCGCCGGGGTAGGGGCGCTCTTTGGTGTGGCGGCGTGA
- a CDS encoding TRAP transporter large permease subunit, with the protein MDIELLTGVLLLCILIFFALGAAVGLALGGIAMAIGYMTWGEGIFNVIPTTLESTFFSFILLAIPLYIYMGQLLTKSGIGDAMFNASQLLIGKVRGSLAISVIGVCSMIGAMVGIIGAGIMTSGSIALRPMLDRGYNRRLALGVIMAGGGLGILIPPSIPMIMFAAATQNSVGRMFLGAMMPALLTIVLLITYVVVSCWLNPSRAPKDDEHDDAPDRTPRQTFVILRDGLSALLLIFVVLGSIISGIATPTESGAIGVFGAILLAILYKRFRPAMFQSAGLQTATLVSVAMWIIFGASVFSNFHLLMGVQSMVADLAASLDLPPIMIIILFQVIMLLLGFIIDEFIIVLMCAPLFTPIAVSMGYDPIWFGVLMILNILIAVQTPPYGFALFYLKGIAPPDVGMGEIYRSVTPFVAVNLVVLILCMVFPEIVLWLPNKVMG; encoded by the coding sequence ATGGACATTGAACTGCTGACTGGGGTGCTGTTGCTGTGCATCCTGATCTTCTTCGCGCTGGGGGCCGCCGTGGGCCTTGCGCTGGGCGGTATCGCCATGGCCATTGGTTACATGACCTGGGGCGAGGGCATCTTCAACGTGATTCCCACCACCCTGGAATCGACCTTCTTCAGCTTTATCCTCCTGGCCATCCCGCTCTATATCTACATGGGGCAGCTGCTGACCAAGTCTGGGATCGGCGATGCCATGTTCAACGCCAGCCAGCTGTTGATCGGCAAGGTACGCGGTTCCCTGGCCATCAGCGTTATCGGGGTGTGCTCGATGATCGGTGCCATGGTCGGCATCATCGGTGCCGGCATCATGACCTCCGGCAGCATTGCGCTGCGCCCCATGCTGGACCGCGGGTATAACCGGCGCCTGGCGCTGGGCGTCATCATGGCGGGTGGCGGTCTGGGTATCCTGATTCCCCCCAGCATCCCCATGATCATGTTTGCCGCGGCGACTCAGAACTCGGTCGGGCGCATGTTCCTGGGCGCCATGATGCCGGCCTTGTTGACGATCGTGCTTCTGATTACCTATGTGGTTGTCAGCTGCTGGCTTAACCCGTCCCGCGCGCCCAAGGACGATGAGCATGACGACGCACCGGATCGCACACCTCGGCAGACATTCGTCATTCTTCGCGATGGCCTTTCCGCGCTGTTGCTGATCTTCGTCGTGCTGGGCAGCATCATCTCCGGCATTGCCACGCCGACCGAGTCGGGGGCTATCGGCGTCTTCGGTGCCATTCTGCTGGCGATTCTCTACAAGCGCTTCCGGCCGGCCATGTTTCAGTCTGCCGGTCTCCAGACCGCCACCCTGGTCAGCGTGGCCATGTGGATCATCTTCGGCGCCTCGGTGTTCAGCAATTTCCATCTGCTGATGGGGGTGCAGAGCATGGTGGCCGATCTCGCTGCAAGCCTGGACCTGCCGCCTATCATGATCATTATCCTGTTTCAGGTGATCATGCTGCTGCTGGGCTTCATTATTGACGAGTTCATCATCGTGCTGATGTGTGCGCCGCTGTTTACGCCCATCGCCGTATCCATGGGCTATGACCCCATCTGGTTCGGTGTACTGATGATTCTCAATATATTGATCGCTGTGCAGACGCCGCCCTATGGGTTCGCCTTGTTCTACCTGAAAGGCATTGCGCCACCTGATGTCGGGATGGGAGAGATCTACCGGTCAGTCACGCCCTTTGTGGCCGTGAACTTAGTGGTACTGATCCTGTGCATGGTCTTCCCGGAAATCGTGCTATGGCTACCTAATAAAGTCATGGGTTGA
- a CDS encoding TRAP transporter substrate-binding protein, with product MLNKFSSLKKNLSTSALGLGLALSVVATDVAAADYNWRFSNLYSRGTAFGELYENLGKNIEELSDGRIKVQVLYSGEGVGTSGLLGAVKSGLITMGAPFQSMHAGELPAGVVEIGLPGGTADTDELYSLFHEKGWGDVLEEAYGSQGLVWLEPYIQPPVYILTKEPIESVEDFEGLKIRAPGAYGKFLRNLGASPVSLAWSEIYTSLATGVIDGSIGSNMIDHRDGNHVEVAKYMYPLPLAGAQVLPIVVNRSAWNKLPDDLKDAVRKATEIHAEEQLTMSKQWESEAVAEMEANGLKWSPEPSEADKEAWAEAAATLREEYAQQDKYSERLIEILNETGY from the coding sequence ATGTTGAATAAATTCAGCAGTCTGAAGAAAAACCTTTCCACATCGGCGCTGGGGTTGGGACTGGCACTCAGCGTCGTGGCCACTGACGTGGCGGCAGCGGATTACAACTGGCGTTTCAGCAACCTTTATAGCCGAGGCACCGCCTTTGGCGAGCTGTACGAAAATCTGGGCAAGAACATCGAGGAGCTCTCTGATGGCCGCATCAAGGTCCAGGTCCTCTATTCAGGCGAAGGGGTTGGAACCAGCGGGCTGCTGGGTGCCGTCAAATCTGGCCTGATCACCATGGGCGCTCCGTTCCAGTCGATGCACGCGGGTGAGCTGCCGGCGGGTGTCGTCGAGATCGGCCTGCCTGGTGGCACCGCCGATACCGATGAGCTCTACAGCCTTTTTCACGAAAAGGGATGGGGAGACGTCCTGGAAGAGGCGTATGGCTCCCAGGGACTGGTATGGCTCGAGCCGTACATCCAGCCGCCGGTCTACATCCTGACCAAGGAACCGATCGAGTCGGTGGAAGATTTCGAGGGTCTCAAGATCCGCGCCCCCGGCGCTTACGGCAAGTTCCTGCGTAACCTGGGGGCCTCGCCGGTTTCGCTGGCCTGGAGCGAGATTTACACCAGCCTGGCCACTGGCGTCATCGACGGTTCTATCGGTAGCAACATGATCGACCACCGCGACGGTAACCATGTTGAAGTCGCCAAATACATGTACCCCTTGCCGCTGGCCGGCGCTCAGGTGCTGCCGATCGTCGTCAACCGCAGTGCGTGGAACAAGCTGCCCGATGATCTCAAGGACGCCGTGCGCAAGGCCACCGAGATCCATGCTGAAGAGCAGTTGACCATGTCCAAGCAGTGGGAAAGCGAGGCGGTGGCAGAAATGGAAGCCAATGGGCTGAAGTGGAGCCCGGAGCCGAGCGAAGCTGACAAGGAGGCTTGGGCCGAAGCCGCTGCGACGCTGCGTGAAGAGTACGCTCAGCAGGACAAGTACAGCGAGCGGTTGATCGAAATCCTGAATGAGACCGGTTATTGA
- a CDS encoding universal stress protein: MFNHILIPVDLVHQEQLARLKESARLLIDGAGSITLLYVDPITVHKEALMTQLGEDQYAEHQREAEAQLQSLSESLQLENVAMNVVTREGSAHDQILEYASEISADAILMMASRPGLTDYFIGSTAERVVRHADCSVFVIR, from the coding sequence ATGTTCAATCACATCTTGATTCCCGTCGATCTCGTTCATCAAGAGCAGCTCGCTAGGCTAAAGGAGTCCGCCCGTTTGTTGATCGATGGTGCGGGCAGCATCACCTTGCTTTATGTGGACCCGATCACGGTCCACAAGGAAGCGCTGATGACTCAGTTGGGGGAAGACCAATACGCTGAGCATCAACGGGAGGCCGAGGCCCAGCTGCAGAGCCTGTCCGAGTCGCTGCAGCTGGAGAACGTCGCCATGAATGTCGTTACCCGAGAAGGCAGCGCTCATGATCAGATTCTCGAGTACGCCTCGGAGATCAGTGCCGACGCCATTCTGATGATGGCCAGCCGTCCTGGGCTCACCGACTACTTCATTGGTTCCACAGCCGAACGGGTGGTGCGACATGCCGATTGCTCGGTCTTCGTGATTCGCTAA
- a CDS encoding TRAP transporter small permease subunit — protein MFLTLLRGLCHGIDLIVMLTGKAASYLMPVLAGIVVFEVFARYVLGSPTIWAYDLSLFLFGYITALGGAYAQQKRAHINVDILYLKVSPKAKSVFNLLGYALAIFFLAIIIKVSMGKFFEAIEFDYRRQSEWAPPMYHFWVMMVIACALFIAQFVRDALNDIFYLATGTPLLKQKEGVHHGH, from the coding sequence ATGTTCCTCACCCTGCTGAGGGGGCTCTGCCACGGTATTGATCTTATCGTCATGCTGACCGGCAAAGCAGCTTCCTACCTAATGCCGGTACTGGCCGGTATCGTCGTCTTCGAAGTGTTCGCCCGTTATGTGCTCGGTAGTCCCACGATCTGGGCCTACGACCTGTCACTGTTTCTGTTTGGCTACATCACGGCGCTGGGCGGTGCTTATGCCCAGCAGAAACGAGCACACATCAATGTCGACATCCTCTATCTGAAGGTCTCGCCCAAGGCCAAGAGCGTCTTCAACCTCCTTGGTTACGCCCTGGCCATCTTCTTCCTGGCCATCATCATCAAAGTGAGCATGGGTAAGTTTTTCGAGGCCATCGAGTTCGACTATCGCCGCCAGAGCGAGTGGGCACCGCCCATGTATCACTTCTGGGTAATGATGGTCATCGCCTGTGCGCTATTCATTGCGCAATTTGTGCGAGACGCGCTGAACGACATTTTTTACCTGGCGACGGGTACCCCGCTGCTAAAACAAAAAGAGGGGGTCCATCATGGACATTGA
- a CDS encoding restriction endonuclease subunit S — protein sequence MNEEWTRKSLGEVCEILDSRRKPITKRNRVAGPYPYYGATGVLDYVDGYIFDELLVLIGEDGAKWGAGDNTAYAVEGKCWVNNHAHVIRPNRNVMLDSWVIYYLNTTDLAPFISGLTVPKLNQGRLREIPIPIPPLPEQERIVAILNEAFTGIDTVVANTEKNLANARELFDEFVVSSLKDNSREWTTLGELSERMEYGSSSKSAGDGLVPVLRMGNIARGRFSWSDLKYSSNPSEIEKYKLDCNDVLFNRTNSPELVGKTAIYKGEKEAIFAGYLIRIHRNKALLDPDFLCYFLNSSLAMNYGRSVMSSSVNQANINATKLKSYPMPALSIDEQQSLVEIFEEFSSETQRLEVIYQQKLTALAELKQSLLQKAFSGELTANVAEASVEEATA from the coding sequence ATGAATGAGGAGTGGACAAGGAAAAGCCTGGGTGAAGTCTGCGAAATTCTGGATAGCAGGCGTAAGCCAATCACCAAGAGAAACAGAGTCGCGGGCCCTTACCCGTACTACGGTGCTACAGGAGTTCTGGATTATGTAGATGGATATATCTTCGATGAGCTATTAGTGCTTATTGGAGAAGATGGCGCAAAGTGGGGCGCAGGCGATAATACGGCCTATGCCGTAGAAGGAAAGTGCTGGGTGAATAATCACGCTCACGTGATCCGTCCCAATCGAAATGTGATGCTTGATTCATGGGTTATTTATTATCTTAACACGACGGATTTAGCTCCTTTCATTTCCGGATTAACGGTACCAAAACTAAATCAGGGAAGGCTGCGTGAGATTCCGATCCCAATTCCGCCTCTCCCCGAACAAGAACGCATCGTCGCCATCCTCAATGAAGCCTTCACCGGGATCGATACGGTCGTTGCTAATACCGAAAAAAACCTCGCTAACGCCCGCGAGTTGTTCGATGAGTTCGTGGTTTCTTCTTTGAAAGATAATAGTCGTGAGTGGACTACATTGGGCGAACTATCTGAGAGGATGGAGTACGGATCTTCCTCGAAATCTGCAGGCGATGGATTGGTTCCCGTGCTACGCATGGGAAATATCGCAAGGGGAAGATTTTCCTGGTCTGACCTCAAATACTCTAGTAACCCTAGCGAGATTGAAAAGTATAAACTTGATTGCAATGATGTGCTTTTCAATCGGACAAATAGTCCAGAGTTGGTCGGAAAGACTGCAATTTATAAAGGAGAAAAAGAGGCAATATTTGCCGGCTACTTGATTCGAATTCACAGGAATAAGGCGTTGTTAGACCCTGATTTTCTCTGTTACTTCTTGAATAGCTCGCTTGCAATGAACTATGGGCGTTCAGTAATGAGCAGTAGCGTAAATCAAGCCAATATCAATGCTACGAAGCTTAAATCTTACCCCATGCCGGCACTCTCTATTGACGAACAGCAAAGCCTGGTTGAAATTTTCGAAGAGTTTTCTTCTGAAACCCAACGACTTGAGGTCATCTACCAGCAAAAACTCACCGCCCTGGCCGAGCTCAAGCAGTCCCTGCTGCAGAAGGCCTTCTCCGGCGAGCTGACGGCCAATGTGGCCGAAGCGTCGGTGGAGGAGGCGACGGCATGA
- a CDS encoding N-6 DNA methylase, with translation MFEQTFKNIDDVLWKEAGCATELDYTEQTSWLLFLKYLDDLEQRRAVNATLSGKPFDFIIDTAYQWSTWAAPRKRDGTLDHDRALTGDDLLDFVNRELFPYLQGFRERASGPDTIEYKIGEIFGEVRNKFQSGYSLRDALELVDSLQFRSQAEKHELSHLYEAKIKNMGNAGRNGGEYYTPRPLIRAMIRVIDPRIGERLYDGAAGSAGFLCEAHEYLRYGFGSDEPRRLTTEQLDTLQNRTFSGKEKKSLPYVIGIMNMILHGIEAPNLVHTNTLTENLADLQEKDRFDVILANPPFGGKERKEVQQNFPIKTGETAFLFLQHFIKRLKAGGRAAVVIKNTFLSNADNASKALRQELLESCNLHTVLDCPGGTFLGAGVKTVVLFFEKGAPTRDIWYYQLDPGPAWARPIRSTTMISPSSSTCRPASPTPTTPGRSASMIWTARPSICR, from the coding sequence ATGTTCGAGCAGACCTTCAAGAACATCGACGATGTGCTGTGGAAAGAAGCCGGCTGCGCCACCGAGCTGGACTACACCGAACAGACCTCCTGGTTGCTGTTCCTCAAGTACCTGGACGACCTCGAGCAGCGCCGGGCCGTCAACGCCACTCTTTCCGGCAAGCCCTTCGACTTCATCATCGACACAGCCTATCAATGGTCGACCTGGGCGGCGCCCCGCAAGCGCGATGGCACCCTGGACCATGACAGAGCCCTGACCGGCGATGACCTGCTCGACTTCGTCAATCGCGAGCTCTTCCCCTACCTGCAGGGCTTTCGCGAGCGCGCCAGCGGCCCCGATACCATCGAGTACAAGATCGGCGAGATCTTCGGCGAGGTGCGCAACAAGTTCCAGAGTGGCTACAGCCTGCGCGATGCCCTGGAGCTGGTGGACAGCCTTCAGTTCCGCTCCCAGGCCGAGAAGCACGAGCTCTCGCACCTCTATGAAGCCAAGATCAAGAACATGGGCAACGCCGGGCGCAACGGCGGCGAGTACTACACCCCGCGCCCGCTGATCCGCGCCATGATCCGGGTGATCGATCCCAGGATCGGCGAGCGCCTCTACGACGGCGCGGCCGGGTCGGCGGGCTTTCTCTGCGAGGCCCACGAATACCTGCGCTACGGCTTCGGCAGCGACGAGCCGCGAAGGCTCACCACCGAGCAGCTCGACACCCTGCAGAACCGCACCTTCTCCGGCAAGGAGAAGAAGAGCCTGCCCTATGTAATCGGCATCATGAACATGATCCTGCATGGCATCGAGGCGCCCAACCTGGTGCACACCAACACCCTGACCGAGAACCTCGCCGACCTGCAGGAGAAGGACCGTTTCGACGTGATCCTCGCCAACCCGCCCTTCGGCGGCAAGGAGCGCAAGGAGGTCCAGCAGAACTTCCCGATCAAGACCGGCGAGACGGCCTTCCTCTTCCTGCAGCACTTCATCAAGCGCTTGAAGGCCGGCGGCCGCGCCGCGGTGGTGATCAAGAACACCTTCCTCTCGAATGCCGACAACGCCTCGAAGGCGCTGCGCCAGGAGCTCTTGGAGAGCTGCAACCTGCACACCGTGCTCGACTGCCCCGGCGGCACCTTCCTCGGCGCCGGCGTGAAGACGGTGGTGCTGTTCTTCGAGAAGGGCGCCCCGACCCGCGATATCTGGTACTACCAGCTCGACCCCGGCCCAGCCTGGGCAAGACCAATCCGCTCAACGACGATGATCTCGCCGAGTTCGTCGACCTGCAGGCCAGCTTCGCCGACTCCGACAACTCCTGGAAGGTCAGCGTCGATGATCTGGACCGCGAGACCTTCGATCTGTCGGTGA